One genomic segment of bacterium includes these proteins:
- a CDS encoding copper-translocating P-type ATPase: MKNEHQNHIHQEHHKVVEAHDHHKMNHSHKKMHHSKNGHQGHDHSQHHGRMIEDFRKRFWISVIITIPIIVISPMIHHLLGIGDKLSFDGNMIVLFVLSSIVYFYGGWPFLKGLLDELRSKQPGMMTLIALAISVAYFYSSSVVFGVSGEDFFWELATLIDIMLLGHWIEMKSVMGASKALEELAKLMPDEAHKINNDGNVVEVKVSSLQHKDRLLIKPGEKIPADGKIYEGKTSINEAMITGESKPVSKVEGDEVIGGSINGEGSIKIEVEKTGDETFLSQVIKLVTEAQESKSRTQNLANKAAFWLTIVAILAGAITMFVWLLLEGSSFNFALSRTVTVMVITCPHALGLAIPLVVAVSTSLSAKSGLLIRNRTAFEQARNIQAVIFDKTGTLTKGEFGVTEIISFDSNFNEKEILKYAAAVESESEHPIAKGIINSADEKLRVQEFNSIPGKGAEGIVNGKDVKVVSPGYLEEKNLRGYKTENDGQSSKVEELSEQGKTVVYVLIDDKVVGAIALADIIREESKEAIRQLKEMGIKPMMLTGDNKQVAKWVADELGLEDYFAEVLPEKKSAKVKEVQSKGMSVAMIGDGVNDAPALAQADVGIAIGAGTDVAVETADIILVKSNPKDVVSLIKFAKATYRKMVQNLVWATGYNILTIPLAAGVLYSAGIVLSPAIGAVLMSLSTIIVAINAKLLRLG; this comes from the coding sequence TTTCTGGATTTCAGTAATCATAACAATCCCAATAATCGTCATCTCGCCAATGATCCATCACCTGTTAGGGATTGGTGATAAATTAAGTTTTGATGGTAATATGATTGTTCTTTTCGTTCTATCATCAATTGTTTATTTCTATGGCGGCTGGCCATTTCTCAAGGGACTTTTAGATGAGTTGAGAAGTAAACAACCTGGAATGATGACGTTAATCGCACTTGCAATTTCGGTTGCGTATTTCTACAGCAGCTCAGTAGTATTTGGTGTGAGTGGAGAAGATTTTTTCTGGGAACTTGCAACACTGATCGATATAATGTTATTAGGTCACTGGATTGAGATGAAGTCAGTTATGGGTGCATCAAAAGCACTCGAAGAACTTGCAAAGCTGATGCCAGATGAAGCACATAAAATTAATAATGATGGAAATGTTGTTGAAGTTAAAGTTTCTTCTTTACAGCATAAAGATAGATTATTGATAAAACCTGGTGAAAAAATACCCGCTGACGGAAAAATTTATGAAGGTAAAACTTCTATTAATGAGGCGATGATTACAGGTGAATCGAAACCGGTTTCCAAAGTTGAAGGTGATGAAGTAATAGGCGGATCGATTAATGGAGAGGGATCGATTAAAATAGAAGTTGAAAAAACGGGAGATGAAACATTTCTCTCGCAAGTAATTAAACTTGTTACTGAAGCACAGGAAAGTAAATCGAGAACACAGAACCTTGCAAATAAAGCTGCGTTTTGGCTGACGATTGTTGCAATATTAGCCGGTGCAATTACAATGTTCGTATGGTTATTGCTTGAGGGTTCATCTTTTAATTTTGCATTGTCACGCACTGTAACTGTAATGGTAATCACCTGTCCACACGCACTTGGTCTGGCAATTCCACTTGTTGTAGCTGTTTCAACATCACTTTCTGCAAAGAGCGGTTTGCTGATCAGGAACAGAACCGCATTTGAACAGGCAAGAAATATACAGGCGGTAATTTTTGATAAAACCGGAACTTTGACCAAAGGTGAATTTGGAGTGACAGAAATAATTTCATTTGACAGCAATTTTAATGAAAAAGAAATCCTCAAATATGCAGCAGCCGTTGAATCTGAATCAGAGCATCCCATTGCGAAAGGAATTATCAATTCAGCGGATGAAAAATTAAGAGTACAAGAATTTAATTCTATCCCGGGCAAAGGGGCTGAAGGAATAGTAAATGGAAAGGATGTGAAAGTGGTCAGTCCCGGTTACCTTGAAGAGAAAAACCTTCGAGGTTACAAAACGGAAAACGATGGACAAAGTTCGAAGGTTGAAGAGCTTTCTGAACAGGGTAAAACAGTTGTTTATGTTTTAATTGATGATAAAGTTGTCGGGGCGATCGCACTTGCTGACATTATTCGTGAAGAATCAAAAGAAGCAATAAGGCAATTGAAAGAAATGGGAATAAAACCGATGATGCTTACGGGAGACAACAAGCAAGTTGCAAAATGGGTTGCTGATGAATTAGGACTAGAAGATTATTTTGCCGAAGTGCTGCCTGAAAAAAAATCGGCAAAGGTAAAAGAAGTGCAAAGCAAAGGAATGAGCGTAGCAATGATAGGTGATGGGGTGAACGATGCACCAGCACTTGCACAAGCTGATGTTGGAATTGCTATCGGTGCAGGAACTGATGTTGCCGTCGAAACAGCAGATATTATTTTGGTTAAGAGCAATCCGAAAGATGTGGTGTCACTTATAAAATTTGCAAAAGCAACTTACAGAAAGATGGTTCAAAATTTAGTCTGGGCAACAGGATATAATATACTTACAATACCACTTGCCGCGGGAGTATTATATTCTGCAGGAATTGTTCTCAGTCCAGCAATCGGTGCCGTTTTGATGTCACTTAGTACAATAATAGTTGCAATAAATGCAAAACTATTAAGGCTTGGTTGA